Genomic window (Leptotrichia sp. oral taxon 212):
GTAAAAAAAGGTGAAAAAAGGGAAATTTCAAGAGTAAAACCTGCTGAAAGCAGAACAGGTTCCGGAAAAAATGACAGAAAATATGAAAATAAAAAGAATGAGGCAAGAAATTCAGGAAATGGTCACAGGGAAAATAGAAAAAATGACGGAAAAAACACTAAAGAAAATACAAAATCTGGAAGAAAAAATTGGAATGGACAGAATACAGAAAATAAGGAAAAAAATCTGGGGAATGAACATCTGAATAGTGAAAATTTAAAAATCCAGAAGGAAGAAAATAGAAAAGCTGAAACAGAAGCTGAAAACTCTAATGATCCTAACTTTGACAGAATAAGAAGTTTCATGAAGGAATTTATCGTGAATTCAAAACTTAGCCTTAAAATAGTAAATATATCCAAAGAAGACGAAAGATATGTTGTAAATGTTGACGGTAAGGACATAAGATATCTTATAGGAGAAAAAGGTAGCTCATTAAATGCAATTGAATATCTTCTTACTTCTGTAAAGACACTAAAAAATATAAAAGTAGTCATAGATTCAAATAATTATAAAGAAAAAAGGGAAGAGGCTTTAAGGGATCTGGCGAGAAAGAAAGGTAAAAAGGTTCTTGATTCAGGTAGAAATGTAAAGCTTAATCCTATGTCCGCAAGGGAAAGAAAAATAATACATGAAGAAATTTCCTTTATAAAGGGGCTTAAGACAGAAAGTGTCGGTGAAGAGCCTAAGAGATATCTTGTTATAAAAAGAATAAAAGACTAGTAAAAAAATGAGGTATAAAAATGTTATTTGATACAATAGCCGCAATTTCGACTCCAAGAGGTGAAGGCGGAATAGGCATAATAAGAATATCGGGGGATAAATCATTTGAAATACTGGATAAAATATTTAATACTAAAAACCCAAACAGAGATTTGGGTTTTTATAAGTTTAATTACGGGTTTATCCATGATAATGGAAAAATAATAGATGAAGTAATGGCGGTAAGAATGAAGGCGCCAAAAACATATACATGTGAAGATGTTGTTGAAATAAACTTTCATGGAGGGCACCTCATAAGTGAAAAGGTTCTGGAGCTTGTCCTGAAGAATGGAGCAAGACATGCTGAACAGGGAGAATTTACCAAAAGGGCATTCATGAACGGAAGGATAGACCTTTCGCAGGCAGAAGCAGTAATGGACATCATTCAGGGAAAGACTGAAAAAAGTATCTCATTGTCGCTGGAACAGCTTCGTGGAGACCTGA
Coding sequences:
- a CDS encoding R3H domain-containing nucleic acid-binding protein, which produces MMEKIVLKAKNREELDSMVKRTLTLGEDEEFRIKVLKEPKKILFFNINGEYEIDIVKKGEKREISRVKPAESRTGSGKNDRKYENKKNEARNSGNGHRENRKNDGKNTKENTKSGRKNWNGQNTENKEKNLGNEHLNSENLKIQKEENRKAETEAENSNDPNFDRIRSFMKEFIVNSKLSLKIVNISKEDERYVVNVDGKDIRYLIGEKGSSLNAIEYLLTSVKTLKNIKVVIDSNNYKEKREEALRDLARKKGKKVLDSGRNVKLNPMSARERKIIHEEISFIKGLKTESVGEEPKRYLVIKRIKD